From a single Rhizobium lusitanum genomic region:
- a CDS encoding NAD(P)H-dependent oxidoreductase has translation MKVLLVFAHPEPRSLNGALRDVAVRELEAQGHEVRVSDLYADGWKSEIDRADFPSLASDARLIPVVASKNAFDADTLTDDVKAEIAKLLWADVLILQFPLWWFSMPAILKGWVERVFAYGFGYGVGEHSDRRWGDRYGEGTLAGKRAMLIVTAGGWEAHYSPRGVNGPIDDLLFPINHGVLYYPGYDVLPPFVTYSVDRLDEAGFGSVAEGLRARMRALETTRPIAYRQQNGGDYLIPSMQLRPELGEATATGFALHLKDETAAD, from the coding sequence ATGAAAGTTCTTCTTGTTTTCGCCCATCCCGAACCGCGCTCGCTCAACGGCGCGCTCCGTGACGTTGCCGTTCGGGAACTGGAAGCCCAAGGTCATGAGGTGCGGGTGTCGGACCTCTATGCCGACGGCTGGAAATCCGAGATCGATCGCGCCGACTTTCCCTCGCTGGCGTCGGATGCACGCCTTATACCGGTCGTGGCGTCCAAGAATGCCTTCGACGCCGACACGCTGACCGACGATGTCAAAGCCGAGATCGCGAAGCTCCTGTGGGCGGATGTCCTGATCCTGCAATTCCCTCTCTGGTGGTTCTCCATGCCGGCCATCCTGAAGGGTTGGGTCGAGCGGGTCTTTGCCTACGGCTTCGGCTATGGTGTCGGCGAACACAGCGATCGGCGCTGGGGAGACCGCTACGGGGAAGGAACCCTGGCGGGCAAGCGCGCCATGCTGATCGTCACCGCCGGTGGTTGGGAGGCGCATTACTCCCCGCGCGGGGTCAATGGGCCAATCGACGACCTGCTCTTCCCGATCAATCACGGGGTTCTCTATTATCCCGGCTATGACGTGCTTCCGCCCTTCGTGACCTACAGTGTCGATCGTCTCGATGAAGCCGGCTTCGGCTCCGTTGCCGAAGGCCTGCGCGCGAGGATGCGCGCACTCGAGACGACGCGTCCTATTGCCTATCGGCAACAGAATGGCGGCGACTATCTGATCCCGAGCATGCAACTCCGCCCGGAACTGGGCGAGGCCACCGCCACCGGTTTCGCGCTGCATCTAAAGGATGAAACGGCGGCTGATTAG
- a CDS encoding YciI family protein — protein sequence MRVMVLVKATDDSEKGFVPTPETMEMMAAMGKFNDELRNAGILVTADGLKPSSQGKRIAFDGPGRTVIDGPFTETRELVAGFWLWDVKDMDEAVAWVKRCPNPMPGPSEIEIRPLYEMADLRQ from the coding sequence ATGCGTGTGATGGTTCTGGTGAAGGCTACCGACGACAGCGAAAAGGGCTTTGTCCCCACGCCCGAGACCATGGAAATGATGGCGGCGATGGGCAAATTTAACGACGAGCTTCGCAATGCCGGCATCCTGGTTACCGCCGATGGCCTCAAGCCCTCCTCGCAGGGCAAGCGTATTGCCTTCGATGGTCCGGGCCGGACAGTCATCGACGGGCCTTTCACAGAAACCCGCGAGCTGGTCGCCGGCTTCTGGCTCTGGGACGTCAAGGACATGGACGAGGCGGTCGCCTGGGTGAAGCGCTGCCCCAATCCCATGCCGGGACCGAGCGAGATCGAAATTCGGCCGCTATACGAGATGGCTGATTTGCGCCAATAA
- the mug gene encoding G/U mismatch-specific DNA glycosylase has product MDDQAEIAAQASGLAEILAPHLSVVFCGLNPALSAHLDGHNFSNRSNRFWRVLHLAGFTPRLLRAEEEREMLQYGVGLTSAVSRPTKSASELTKRDYITAAPVLEDKIRQLAPGNLAFLGKAAYAAISLQTHVEWGRQPNEFAGASVWVLPNPSGLNRAFDLTRLTEHYREMKLAVDRAAAPLE; this is encoded by the coding sequence ATGGATGACCAAGCCGAAATCGCAGCGCAGGCGAGCGGGCTAGCGGAGATTCTTGCCCCTCACCTTTCCGTGGTTTTCTGCGGCTTGAACCCTGCCCTTTCCGCTCATCTGGATGGCCACAACTTCTCGAACCGAAGCAACCGCTTCTGGCGAGTCTTGCATCTCGCCGGATTTACCCCTCGCCTGCTGCGGGCGGAGGAAGAGCGCGAGATGTTGCAATATGGCGTGGGCCTGACATCGGCGGTTTCGCGCCCCACGAAAAGCGCCAGCGAGCTTACGAAGCGCGATTACATCACCGCTGCTCCTGTGCTAGAAGACAAGATCAGGCAGCTTGCACCCGGTAATCTGGCGTTTCTAGGCAAGGCGGCCTATGCGGCGATCAGCCTTCAAACGCATGTCGAATGGGGCAGGCAGCCGAATGAATTTGCCGGCGCTTCGGTCTGGGTGCTCCCAAATCCGAGCGGACTCAACAGGGCCTTTGATCTCACGAGATTGACGGAACATTATCGCGAGATGAAATTGGCGGTTGACCGGGCGGCGGCCCCTCTTGAATAG
- a CDS encoding methylated-DNA--[protein]-cysteine S-methyltransferase: MSETRQYYLIFETAGGFCGIAWNDIGVTRFQLPTKDAGSTERLLLRRLPDARPGTPTPEVIDAVAAVKRYFAGEEIDFSGVTLDLGEQDAFFEQIYAAARQIGWGHTTTYGALAKQLGVGPEAARDVGQAMARNPVALIIPCHRVLAAGGKIGGFSAPGGSTAKARMLELEGVQLAPPKPVQQSLEF; this comes from the coding sequence ATGAGTGAAACAAGGCAATACTATCTGATCTTCGAAACCGCCGGCGGCTTCTGCGGCATCGCCTGGAACGATATCGGCGTCACGCGCTTCCAGTTGCCGACGAAAGATGCTGGCTCGACCGAGCGTCTTCTGTTGCGGCGTCTGCCGGATGCTCGGCCGGGTACGCCGACGCCGGAGGTGATTGATGCGGTCGCTGCCGTGAAGCGCTATTTCGCGGGCGAGGAAATCGACTTTTCCGGCGTCACGCTGGATCTCGGCGAGCAGGATGCCTTCTTCGAGCAGATCTATGCTGCGGCGCGACAGATTGGATGGGGCCACACTACGACCTATGGCGCGCTCGCAAAGCAGCTCGGTGTGGGACCGGAAGCCGCCCGCGATGTCGGCCAGGCCATGGCGCGCAACCCCGTGGCGCTGATCATCCCCTGCCATCGCGTACTTGCCGCCGGCGGCAAGATCGGTGGCTTCTCGGCCCCCGGCGGCTCGACCGCCAAGGCCCGCATGCTGGAACTGGAAGGCGTCCAGCTCGCGCCGCCGAAGCCCGTGCAGCAATCGTTGGAGTTTTAG
- a CDS encoding NADP-dependent oxidoreductase codes for MKAFLVDRYAKGAALRLGEVPEPQLLDNDVLVQIHATSVNPLDGKIRDGEFKLILPYRLPLILGNDVAGVVVRVGPKVRRFKPGDEVYARPAKDRIGTFAEFIAMNEADVAAKPKNLTMEEAASMPLVALTAWQALVERAKLKKGQKVLIHAGSGGVGVIAIQLAKHIGATVATTTSTANVDLVKSLGADVVIDYKKDEFENVLQGYDVVLNSLGKDTLEKSLRVLKPGGKLISISGPPDPEFAKENGFGWLLQQVTRALSFGIRRKSKRHRVNYSFLFMAANGGQLGQIASLIEAGAIRPVIDRVFPFEKTNEALTYVETGRAKGKIVIAVK; via the coding sequence ATGAAGGCATTCCTTGTCGATCGCTACGCGAAAGGTGCTGCCCTGCGCCTCGGCGAAGTCCCCGAGCCGCAGTTGCTGGACAATGACGTCCTGGTCCAGATCCATGCCACCAGTGTAAACCCGCTGGATGGTAAGATCAGGGACGGCGAGTTCAAGCTTATCCTGCCATACCGCCTGCCGCTGATCCTCGGCAACGATGTGGCGGGCGTCGTGGTCCGGGTTGGGCCCAAGGTCCGGCGCTTCAAGCCGGGCGACGAAGTCTATGCGCGTCCGGCCAAGGACCGCATCGGCACCTTCGCGGAGTTCATCGCGATGAACGAGGCCGATGTGGCGGCAAAGCCGAAGAACCTGACGATGGAAGAGGCAGCATCGATGCCGCTCGTCGCCCTGACCGCCTGGCAGGCGCTTGTCGAGCGAGCAAAGCTGAAGAAGGGCCAGAAGGTTCTGATCCATGCCGGCTCGGGCGGTGTCGGGGTGATCGCCATCCAGCTCGCCAAGCATATCGGCGCGACTGTGGCGACGACGACGAGCACCGCCAATGTCGATCTGGTCAAAAGCCTCGGAGCGGATGTCGTCATCGACTACAAGAAGGACGAATTCGAAAATGTCCTGCAGGGATATGACGTCGTGCTGAACAGTCTTGGCAAGGACACGCTGGAGAAATCACTGCGCGTTCTGAAGCCGGGCGGGAAACTTATCTCGATCTCCGGTCCGCCGGATCCGGAGTTTGCCAAGGAAAACGGTTTCGGCTGGCTGCTTCAGCAGGTCACGCGCGCCTTGAGCTTCGGCATCCGCAGGAAATCGAAACGTCATCGCGTCAACTATTCGTTCCTCTTCATGGCGGCCAATGGTGGGCAGCTTGGGCAGATCGCCTCGCTGATCGAGGCAGGAGCCATACGCCCCGTCATCGACCGGGTGTTCCCGTTCGAGAAGACCAACGAGGCGCTGACTTACGTCGAGACCGGCCGCGCCAAGGGCAAGATCGTGATCGCGGTGAAGTAA
- a CDS encoding alpha/beta fold hydrolase, whose product MNERIIMADGVEIATQVFGDPNHQPTLLVMGAMASMLWWPETFCQKLAAQGRFVIRYDNRDTGLSTFYEPGSSPYTMDDMAEDAMRVLDAYGIDSAHLVGMSLGGMIAQIAALAHPARVRTLTLISTTPIGIDTSALPQTSDTYMEHAAAGESIDWTDNTQVIDFIVKDTRMIAGTAHPYDEIGARDLVERDVKRAQNFVSATNHFMLKGGDVWKNKLSELAARLLVVHGTADPIFPIEHGELLAETVAGAKLLRLNGGGHEIHPGDWDEIIAAIYAHTGAQRG is encoded by the coding sequence ATGAATGAACGCATCATCATGGCTGACGGTGTCGAGATTGCCACGCAGGTTTTTGGCGACCCAAACCATCAACCTACTCTGCTTGTCATGGGAGCCATGGCTTCAATGTTGTGGTGGCCGGAGACATTTTGCCAAAAGCTCGCCGCCCAAGGCCGCTTTGTCATCCGCTATGACAATCGCGATACCGGCCTTTCGACCTTCTACGAGCCGGGCAGCTCTCCCTATACGATGGACGACATGGCCGAGGACGCAATGCGCGTGCTCGACGCCTACGGTATCGACAGCGCCCATCTGGTCGGCATGTCGCTGGGCGGGATGATCGCACAGATCGCGGCGCTTGCGCATCCAGCGCGGGTGAGAACGCTGACGCTGATCTCCACCACTCCGATCGGCATCGACACCTCCGCTCTGCCGCAAACCAGCGATACCTATATGGAGCATGCGGCGGCAGGCGAGAGCATCGATTGGACCGACAATACTCAGGTCATCGACTTCATCGTCAAGGATACGCGGATGATTGCCGGCACGGCGCATCCCTATGATGAGATAGGCGCCCGTGATCTTGTGGAGCGTGACGTCAAACGCGCTCAAAACTTCGTCAGTGCGACCAATCATTTCATGCTGAAGGGTGGCGATGTGTGGAAGAATAAGCTCAGCGAGTTGGCCGCGCGCCTTCTCGTCGTTCACGGTACGGCGGACCCGATCTTCCCAATCGAGCACGGTGAATTGCTGGCAGAAACCGTCGCAGGCGCAAAGCTTCTTCGTCTCAACGGCGGCGGCCATGAAATTCATCCCGGGGATTGGGATGAAATCATTGCGGCCATCTATGCTCATACCGGCGCACAGCGCGGATAG
- a CDS encoding oxidoreductase, with amino-acid sequence MSNKERGVALVTGASSGIGLVTARALRRNGYRVFGTSRKPMADTSDGVVMLVCDVTDDRSVQNVVDDVVSRAGRIDLLVNNAGIGLLGGAEESSAAQAKVLFDVNVFGVVRLTNAVLPVMRRQRKGRIINMSSVLGLIPAPFNALYASTKHAIEGYSESLDHEVRTQGIRVVLVEPGVTRTSFEENLTRPDQPLPVYDTVRTDAEKLMREIVETGDAPEIVADMVVKAANAASPKRRYTAGKAAGQIRFIRRFLPESFVDKNLRKFNGLPA; translated from the coding sequence ATGAGCAATAAAGAACGCGGTGTTGCGCTGGTCACGGGCGCTTCCTCCGGCATTGGGCTGGTGACGGCACGAGCGCTGCGGCGCAATGGCTACCGGGTATTCGGAACCAGCCGCAAGCCGATGGCCGACACCTCGGATGGTGTGGTCATGCTGGTCTGCGACGTCACCGATGATCGGTCCGTGCAGAATGTGGTCGACGATGTCGTGAGTCGCGCGGGACGGATCGATCTTCTCGTCAACAATGCCGGGATCGGACTGCTGGGCGGTGCCGAGGAATCCTCCGCCGCACAGGCAAAGGTGCTGTTCGACGTGAACGTCTTCGGCGTCGTGCGCCTGACAAATGCCGTGCTGCCCGTCATGAGACGCCAGCGAAAGGGCAGGATCATCAACATGAGCTCCGTTCTTGGGCTCATCCCAGCTCCCTTCAACGCCCTTTATGCATCGACCAAGCACGCGATTGAGGGCTATTCGGAATCGCTCGACCACGAGGTGCGAACGCAGGGCATCCGCGTTGTGCTGGTGGAACCCGGCGTTACGCGCACCTCCTTCGAGGAAAATCTCACGCGACCGGATCAGCCGCTTCCGGTGTATGATACCGTTCGTACCGATGCTGAGAAGCTGATGCGTGAGATCGTCGAGACGGGGGATGCACCCGAGATCGTCGCTGACATGGTCGTCAAGGCGGCCAATGCGGCATCGCCTAAACGGCGCTACACTGCAGGAAAGGCCGCAGGCCAGATCCGCTTCATACGCCGCTTTCTGCCCGAGTCATTCGTCGACAAAAATCTTCGCAAATTCAACGGGCTTCCGGCCTGA
- a CDS encoding LysR family transcriptional regulator: MDKSDITLERMRTFVRVAERGSLSAVARELAIGQSTVTRHLRELEEAVGVPLLSRTTRRVTMTDEGSRYYADSIQILRLVEQAGDEARSTRGAPAGTIRISCTAAFGVLHASRLIFAFQDRYPEIGVDLSLTDERVDLVEEGVDIALRLGPLTDSSMKLRALGQSRRLLAAAPAYLAARGTPAVPQDLSSHEGIRMSNIAGSDTLALEGPDGKRHLVPFDGRFRVDHGLAVREALVAGRGFAPTHHWLVDDLLATGRLMPILPDYALPPVPLSMLIVPERAGIARVRLLVDFLAEQIANISGIE, from the coding sequence ATGGATAAGTCTGATATCACGCTCGAGCGCATGCGAACCTTTGTCCGCGTGGCGGAACGCGGCAGCCTGTCCGCGGTGGCGCGCGAGCTCGCAATAGGCCAGTCGACGGTGACGCGGCATCTGCGGGAGCTCGAGGAGGCTGTGGGCGTGCCTCTGCTTTCACGCACCACCCGACGCGTCACGATGACGGATGAAGGCAGCCGCTACTATGCCGACAGCATCCAGATCCTGCGGCTGGTCGAACAGGCGGGCGACGAGGCACGGAGTACGCGCGGTGCGCCCGCCGGCACGATCCGCATATCCTGCACAGCTGCCTTCGGGGTGCTGCATGCAAGTCGGCTGATCTTCGCCTTCCAGGATCGCTATCCCGAAATCGGGGTCGATCTCAGCCTTACCGACGAGCGCGTCGACCTGGTAGAGGAAGGCGTCGACATCGCGCTTCGCCTCGGTCCGCTCACCGACAGTTCGATGAAGCTGCGAGCGCTTGGGCAGAGCCGGCGCCTGCTGGCCGCCGCACCCGCCTATCTGGCGGCGCGGGGGACACCGGCCGTTCCGCAGGATTTGTCCAGTCATGAGGGCATCCGGATGTCGAACATAGCGGGCAGCGATACGCTCGCCCTGGAAGGACCTGATGGCAAGCGCCATCTGGTGCCTTTCGATGGGCGGTTCCGGGTCGACCACGGGCTCGCGGTACGCGAGGCCCTCGTCGCGGGACGTGGCTTTGCCCCCACCCATCATTGGCTTGTCGATGATCTCCTGGCGACCGGGCGGCTTATGCCCATTCTGCCGGACTACGCGCTGCCGCCGGTTCCGCTCAGCATGCTGATCGTTCCCGAGCGCGCGGGAATTGCCCGGGTCCGGCTGCTGGTCGATTTCCTCGCGGAGCAGATCGCCAACATATCGGGCATCGAATAG
- a CDS encoding SulP family inorganic anion transporter produces the protein MTKLSGWPAINKADVIAGISVAGLMLPEAVAYAGIAGLPPHRAILAGIAGCLVYAIFGRSRFAIVSPTSSSAAILAATLAIVPGDATVKAGLATVAVALAGILFVIAATLRLGGITGFISRPVLRGFALGLAITIILHQLPILVGVSVQGSNIFSYAAALFAAIPQWNPVSVAVGVVALAALLLLKRLPGIPGAFLVLAAGILASFVFDLAGYGVKLVGTIEVLPQWPSLPDAGWTAYSRLVQFTVPLVLILFAESWGTMRALALRYGDTLAVNRELGALGFANIASAIVQGMPVGAGFSAGFASEAAGAKTRATAVFAAIGLTILIVCAGSLVARLPEPVLAAVVIAALTHALDPSPILRLRRLRRDFYVALGATAGVLIFGVLNGMLLAIALSLAAMMHRLASPYIARLGRLGSSHNFVDLSRHQEASETPGVAIWRPGEPLFFGNADTIFGEILSRSRGEPGIRDVILSLEESSDLDSTALDALMELDGAMRVAGIRLQFARVHDRVRDLMMTAGMAGIDSRCSFSVDDAVAAVGPAAANGVSQPNA, from the coding sequence ATGACGAAGCTGAGTGGCTGGCCCGCGATAAATAAAGCCGATGTGATTGCGGGCATATCGGTTGCCGGCCTGATGCTGCCGGAGGCCGTCGCCTATGCCGGCATTGCCGGCCTGCCGCCGCATCGGGCAATTCTCGCCGGTATCGCCGGCTGTCTCGTCTACGCGATCTTCGGGCGTAGCCGCTTCGCGATCGTCTCGCCGACATCGTCTTCCGCCGCCATTCTGGCCGCCACGCTGGCGATCGTGCCGGGCGACGCGACGGTCAAGGCCGGCCTTGCGACCGTTGCGGTGGCCCTTGCCGGTATCCTTTTCGTCATCGCCGCCACGTTGCGCCTCGGCGGCATCACTGGCTTCATCTCGCGCCCGGTGCTGCGCGGCTTCGCGCTGGGACTGGCGATCACCATTATCCTGCATCAGCTGCCGATTCTCGTTGGCGTCTCCGTGCAGGGTTCCAATATCTTCAGCTATGCCGCCGCTCTGTTTGCGGCGATCCCGCAATGGAATCCGGTGAGCGTCGCGGTCGGTGTCGTAGCACTCGCCGCGCTGCTGCTGCTCAAGCGCCTGCCGGGCATTCCCGGCGCCTTCCTTGTGCTGGCGGCCGGCATTCTCGCGTCTTTCGTCTTCGACCTTGCCGGCTATGGCGTCAAGCTTGTCGGGACGATCGAGGTCCTGCCGCAATGGCCGTCACTGCCCGATGCCGGCTGGACGGCCTATTCGCGGCTGGTGCAGTTCACCGTGCCGCTGGTGCTCATCCTCTTTGCTGAATCCTGGGGGACGATGCGGGCCTTGGCGCTGCGCTATGGCGACACGCTGGCGGTCAATCGCGAACTGGGCGCGCTCGGCTTTGCCAATATCGCCAGCGCCATCGTTCAGGGCATGCCCGTCGGTGCCGGTTTTTCCGCCGGTTTCGCCAGCGAGGCGGCGGGCGCGAAGACACGCGCCACGGCGGTCTTTGCCGCCATCGGCCTTACCATCCTGATCGTTTGCGCCGGGTCGCTGGTGGCGCGGCTGCCGGAGCCGGTGCTTGCCGCCGTGGTGATCGCGGCGCTGACGCATGCGCTTGATCCGAGCCCGATCCTGCGCCTCCGGCGGCTCCGCCGCGATTTCTACGTCGCGCTCGGCGCCACGGCCGGCGTGCTGATTTTCGGTGTCCTCAACGGCATGCTGCTGGCGATCGCACTGTCGCTGGCCGCGATGATGCATCGCCTGGCCTCGCCCTATATCGCCAGGCTCGGGCGGCTGGGGAGCAGTCACAATTTCGTCGACCTCAGCCGCCATCAGGAGGCATCGGAAACGCCCGGCGTCGCCATCTGGCGCCCCGGTGAACCGCTGTTCTTCGGCAATGCCGACACCATCTTTGGCGAAATCCTGTCCCGTAGCAGGGGAGAGCCGGGGATTCGTGACGTCATCCTCAGCCTTGAGGAGAGTTCCGATCTCGACAGTACCGCGCTCGATGCGCTGATGGAACTCGATGGCGCCATGCGCGTCGCCGGCATCCGCCTGCAATTCGCCCGCGTCCATGATCGCGTCCGCGATCTCATGATGACCGCCGGCATGGCGGGTATCGACAGCCGTTGCAGTTTCAGCGTCGACGACGCGGTTGCCGCGGTTGGGCCGGCGGCGGCGAATGGAGTGAGCCAGCCGAATGCGTGA
- a CDS encoding LysR family transcriptional regulator yields the protein MSSPHLCNNAQMIDWQDLLHFASLARSGSLSAAARELGVDHATVGRRIAALERALDLRLIDRRPRTSPLTADGRAIAELVVGMEENVEAIRRYSKSAVAGLSAAVKISAPPSIAAHLIAPKAVGFRAEHPDITLTIAGVTRRAALDHGEADIAVRMTRPEESDLLVRRIGVMRFGLYATPEIAKTPEEDWVFIGYDAALEHLTQQTWLRSLLAGRPIVFRAGDVFGQLEAGRAGLGVVALPAFLGDGDAALARLPTAIPSPTRDLWLVTYPDLRRSPAIRAVMEFVSETIGRSCPLRDADESA from the coding sequence ATGAGCTCACCACATCTGTGCAATAATGCACAGATGATCGATTGGCAGGACCTCCTTCATTTCGCGTCGCTGGCGCGCAGCGGCTCGCTCTCGGCGGCGGCGCGCGAGCTAGGCGTCGACCACGCCACCGTCGGCCGGCGTATCGCCGCGCTGGAGCGCGCGCTTGACCTCCGCCTGATCGACCGCCGGCCGCGTACCTCGCCGCTGACGGCCGACGGCCGGGCGATTGCCGAGCTGGTTGTCGGCATGGAGGAGAACGTCGAGGCGATCAGGCGTTACTCGAAGAGTGCCGTCGCGGGGCTGTCCGCCGCCGTCAAGATCAGCGCGCCACCTTCCATTGCTGCCCATCTCATCGCCCCGAAAGCGGTCGGCTTCCGCGCCGAGCATCCCGATATCACGTTGACGATCGCCGGCGTGACGAGGCGCGCGGCGCTGGATCACGGCGAAGCCGACATCGCCGTGCGCATGACGCGCCCCGAGGAGAGCGACCTCCTGGTGCGGCGCATCGGTGTCATGCGTTTTGGGCTCTACGCAACGCCTGAGATTGCGAAGACACCGGAGGAGGACTGGGTCTTCATTGGCTATGACGCGGCACTGGAGCATCTGACACAGCAGACCTGGCTGCGCAGCCTGCTCGCAGGCCGTCCAATCGTGTTTCGCGCCGGCGACGTTTTCGGGCAGCTGGAGGCCGGGCGCGCGGGCCTCGGCGTCGTGGCGCTTCCCGCCTTTCTCGGCGACGGCGATGCCGCGCTTGCGCGATTGCCGACGGCCATCCCATCGCCAACGCGCGACCTCTGGCTGGTAACCTACCCCGATCTCCGCCGCTCACCCGCGATCCGCGCGGTGATGGAGTTCGTCAGCGAAACGATCGGCAGAAGCTGCCCGCTTCGGGACGCGGACGAAAGTGCGTAA
- a CDS encoding 2'-5' RNA ligase family protein produces MKNSGQLSFNLGRPRSRQSETGPAHVEALYFAILPDPDTAALSFELASDLRAQHGFSAKPRRSDLAHITLYPIGTYTGLPEEAAFAAMQAASTIRKPSFQVIFDRAVSFGNNNNRPLVLWNKEGNAELKTLHRELNEAMQLTGFANDDGVKFEPHMTLLYRGHLIPEVILEKPVTWTVRDFVLINSLQGKGKHEHLCYWPLLRSAA; encoded by the coding sequence ATGAAGAATAGCGGACAGCTTTCGTTCAATCTCGGCCGACCACGGAGTCGGCAATCCGAAACCGGTCCGGCGCATGTAGAAGCTCTTTATTTCGCAATCCTGCCCGATCCCGACACGGCTGCGCTAAGTTTCGAGCTAGCAAGCGACCTTCGAGCGCAGCATGGCTTTTCGGCCAAGCCGAGACGATCGGACCTGGCTCATATTACGCTTTATCCGATCGGCACCTATACCGGCCTGCCGGAAGAAGCGGCGTTCGCGGCGATGCAGGCGGCATCGACTATCCGCAAGCCATCCTTCCAGGTGATCTTCGATCGGGCGGTAAGCTTCGGGAACAACAACAATCGCCCGCTTGTTCTGTGGAACAAGGAGGGGAATGCCGAGCTGAAGACGCTCCATCGGGAGCTGAATGAAGCCATGCAGCTCACCGGATTTGCGAATGACGATGGAGTGAAATTCGAGCCGCATATGACCTTGTTATATAGGGGCCATCTCATTCCGGAGGTGATACTCGAAAAACCCGTCACCTGGACTGTCCGGGATTTTGTCCTGATCAACAGCCTGCAGGGCAAAGGCAAGCACGAACATCTTTGCTACTGGCCGCTACTGCGCTCAGCAGCATAG
- a CDS encoding class I SAM-dependent methyltransferase: MLNRADFYDAELKLHNRHLRAAASVGVRDRVLDIGCGAGQSTREAARLAVEGGAIGVDTSSEMLDVARRRSSEAGLRNITFELGDAQHHAFPVARFDLCISRFGVMFFADPAAAFANIARALRPGARLAWMVWQSQERNEWSGAIRRALTPETAVSANALTPFSLGDPTIATELLSMAGFVSIDFIDVREPVFYGPDVDAAFDALINLYLVKDALAQTDEAPDKALQRLRDLLEAHMTPEGVLFDSRAWIITAQRG; this comes from the coding sequence ATGCTGAATCGTGCTGACTTCTATGACGCGGAATTAAAGCTGCACAATCGGCATTTGCGCGCCGCCGCCAGCGTTGGCGTGCGTGACCGCGTGCTCGATATCGGTTGCGGGGCGGGACAATCGACGCGCGAGGCCGCTCGTCTCGCGGTGGAAGGCGGCGCGATCGGCGTGGATACGTCCTCGGAGATGCTCGATGTCGCGCGACGACGCTCCAGCGAAGCAGGGTTGAGAAATATTACGTTCGAGTTGGGTGATGCCCAGCACCACGCATTTCCCGTGGCCCGCTTCGATCTCTGCATCAGCCGGTTTGGCGTGATGTTCTTTGCCGATCCGGCGGCAGCATTTGCCAATATCGCCCGCGCGCTGCGTCCGGGCGCGCGACTTGCATGGATGGTGTGGCAGAGCCAGGAGCGCAACGAGTGGTCCGGCGCCATTCGGCGAGCTCTGACCCCGGAAACCGCCGTTTCCGCGAATGCCCTCACGCCATTTTCACTTGGCGATCCCACCATAGCCACAGAGCTTCTAAGCATGGCCGGCTTTGTTTCGATCGATTTTATCGACGTGCGGGAGCCGGTCTTCTATGGGCCAGACGTCGATGCGGCGTTTGACGCGCTCATCAACCTCTATCTTGTGAAGGACGCGCTCGCGCAAACCGACGAAGCGCCCGACAAGGCGTTGCAGCGGCTGCGCGATCTGCTGGAGGCGCATATGACCCCGGAGGGCGTACTCTTCGACTCGCGCGCTTGGATCATTACCGCTCAAAGGGGATAG
- a CDS encoding winged helix-turn-helix transcriptional regulator, which yields MQNLSEKPCLIARSLALVGDAWSMLILRDAHAGLTRFDEFRKSLSIAPTILTRRLAALTEDGLLEKRRYLERPPRDEYVLTEAGQDFLPVLFAIGAWGRKHRNADGVTRFLDAETGTEIDPITIDRTTGAPIGTRPIRIVMPE from the coding sequence ATGCAGAATCTTTCGGAGAAGCCATGCCTGATCGCCCGCAGCCTGGCGCTGGTAGGGGATGCATGGAGCATGCTGATCCTGCGGGATGCCCATGCCGGGCTCACCCGTTTCGATGAGTTCCGCAAGAGCCTCAGCATCGCTCCGACGATCCTGACCCGGCGGCTTGCGGCACTGACGGAGGATGGGCTGCTGGAGAAGCGGCGCTACTTGGAGCGCCCGCCGCGCGATGAATACGTGCTGACCGAAGCAGGCCAAGACTTCCTACCGGTCTTGTTCGCGATCGGCGCCTGGGGGCGAAAACACCGCAACGCAGACGGTGTAACCCGTTTCCTCGATGCCGAGACTGGAACGGAGATCGATCCGATCACCATCGATCGTACGACGGGCGCTCCGATTGGAACGCGCCCGATTCGCATCGTCATGCCCGAGTGA